CCCCGCCACGAGGGCTTCGGCTCTTCTTCTCGTCTGGCGCTTCGGCGGAATCGGTCACGTCAGGGACCCTACCTAGCTCGCGGTGGCTGCCCGTCGTTTGCGCAGCACCGCGCTCGGGGCGCCGCGCCGGGCGGCTTCGGAGTCGGCCCGGCACGACGCGGTTCGTGGTCCGTCAGCCCCGGCGGGGCGGGCGGATGCCGCGGAACTCCCAGTCGCCGCCCAGCGCGGTGGACAGTACTTCCTCGGACTCGGTGGGCTGGGCACCCACGTCGGAGCGGATCGCGGTGGGTCCGGTGACGATGTGGTTGGTCAGCCGCCCCAGACCCTCCACCTCCACCTCGACGATGTCACCGGGCTGCACGGGGCGGGAGTTGGCCGGTGTGCCCGACAAGAGCACGTCGCCGGGGTACAGCGTGATGGTGCGGGCGATGTCGGCCACGAGGTAGTGCATGTCCCACTCCATCTCCGCCGTGGAACCGTCCTGCACCACCTCTCCGTTGACGTAGGTGCGCAGGTACTTGTCGTGGAAGTCCCAGTCGGTGACCAGGCCCGGGCCGAGCGGGCACAGGGTGTCGGAGCCCTTCACCCGCAGCATGGAACCGGCGTCGGTGTCACGGAAGTCGTGCAGGCCGTAGTCGTTGGCGATCGTGTAGCCCGCGATGTACTCCCCCGCGTCGGCCGGCGAGATGTTGCGCGCCGTCCTGCCGATCACGATGGCGACCTCGCCCTCGTAGTTGAGCCACTTGCAGCCCTCGGGGCGCACGATCGCACCCTTGTGGGAGTTGAGGGCCGAGGTGGGCTTGTGGAAGTACGTCGGGGTGGGCGTGAGCTCGATCTGGAACTCGTCGACGCGGCTGCGGTGGTTGAGATGGACGGCGACGACCTTCGAGGGGACGACCGGGGGAAGGTGCTGGGCGTCCTCCACCTTGACGCGGCGGCCGTCACCGGCGACCAGTTCGTCGTCCTCGCGAAGGACCTGGACGGCCGCGCCGTCCAGGAGGATGCGGCGGTACTCGGGCATGAGGGGGCTCCTAGGCGCGGCTGTGGGGGTTGTGCGGGGCGGGGTGTGCGGGCAGGCCGTTGCCGGTCCAGCCGCCGGCGGGGCGGTCGAACCACAGGTGGACCTGGCCGGTGCCGATCGAGTTCTCGTACTCGCCGTACTGGCGCGCCCTGGCGACGCAGGCGCGTTCGCCGAGGGCGCCCGCCATCATCAGGTAGTGGAAGAACTTGGCCTCGGGCTTGAACTTCCAGAACTCGTCCATCGTGTCGAGGACCTTGTCGTGGCGGCCTTCCTTGAACCAGGCGATGCGTTCGTGGTCGGCCTCGCGCGCCTCGGCGGTGAAGATGTGTGCGGGGTCGCTCGATTCGTGGTCGCGCAGTTGCCGCAGCGGCCAGAAGGTGTGCGAGAGGGCACCCGAGGCGATGAGCAGGACGCGGCGGCCCGGGGTGGCGGCGATTCCGTCGGCGAGCGCTCGTCCTAGGCGCAGGTGGTCCTCCATGTCACCGGTCTGGCAGACGCCGATGGTGACCCACTTCTTGTCGGGCAGGCCCTCGCCGAGGAACTTCCACAGGTTGGTTGTGGCGTAGTAGATCGGCAGGTACGGGTCGTCGATCGCGGTGATCCAGGTGCCGTGCTTGTCGGCGGACCCGGCTATGTTCTCGGCGAGTTCGGGGTCACCCGGGAAGTCGTAGGGCATCCGGCACATGCCGCGCGGCAGCTCTTCGGAGGTGAAGAGGCCGGCCCGGCGCTGCTGGGCGGTGACGACGAATTCGACGGTGGTGGCCCAGTGCGAGTCCAGGACGACGACAGTGTCGTACTCCTGGGAGGCATCCCGCTCGAAGACCTCGCGCCGCAGTTCCTTCAGGCCGGTGACGAGGGTGATCTCCTTGCCCTCGTTCAGTTCCAGGCGCGTCTCCTGCGGAAGCACGACGGTGGGCACGTGAGCGAGCAGCCCCGCCCCGACGATCTCACCCATGGTCCCGCCAGCCCTTCGGCGCCGTCACGGTGTTCTTGAGGTCGCAGTAGAAGTCGAAGCTCCAGGTGCCTCCCTCGCGGCCCACCCCGGAGTGCCGGGAGCCACCGAAGGGCGCCTGGAGGTCGCGTACGAAGAAGCAGTTGACCCAGACCGTGCCGGCCACGAGCCGGTCGGTGACGCGCTCGGCGCGCCCGCGGTCGCCGGTGGCGACGGTCGCGGCGAGCCCGAAGCGGGTGCCGTTGGCCAGGCGGACCGCCTCGTCCTCGTCGGCGAAGGTCTGCAGGGTCAGGACGGGGCCGAAGACCTCCTCCTGCACGATCTCGGAGTCCTGGGCGACATCGGTGAGCAGGGTCGGGGCGTAGTACTGGCCTTCGCCCCGTCGGCCGCCGATGACGGCGCGGGCCCCGGCTGCGAGGGCCCGCTGCACGAAGCCGTCGATCTTCTCCAGCTGGCGGGGGTGGATGTTGGGGCCGATGTCGGTGGTCTCGTCGCGCGGGTCTCCCTGCCGCAGGGCCGAGGCCTTCTCGGTGAAGCGTCGGGTGAACTCCTCCGCGATCGTCTCCTCGACGAGGATGCGGGTCGCGGCCAGGCACACCTGTCCGGCGTTGTCGTACTGCTCCACGGCCAGGTCGACGGCGAGGTCGAGGTCGACGTCCGCGAAGACCAACAGCGGTGACTTCCCGCCGAGTTCGAAGCTGGCGGGCACCAGGTTGGCCGCGGCTGCCGCGGCGATGGTCTTCGCGGTGGGCACCGATCCGGTGAAGCTGATGCGGCGGACGTCGGGGTGGGAGACGAGGGCGCTGCCGGCCTCGGCGCCGTAGCCCTGCACGACGTTCAGGACGCCGGCGGGCAGTCCGGCCTCGGCGGCGATGTCGGCGAACAGGGAGGCGGTGAGGGGCGACCACTCGGCGGGCTTGAGGATCACGGTGTTGCCCGCGGCGAGCGCCGGGGCGATCTTCCAGGTGGCGAGCATCAGCGGTGCGTTCCACGGGGTGATCAGCACACAGGGGCCCGCCGGGTCCCAGCTGACGTGGTTGGTGTGGCCGCGGGTGTCGAAGTCGTCGTGGCCGAGGCTCACGAGCCAGTCGGCGAAGAAGCGGAAGTTGTGTGCCACGCGCGGCATGACTCCGCGCCGGTGCGAGCGCAGCAGGGCGCCGTTGTCGTGGGTCTCGACGATCGAGAGGTCCTCGATGCGCTTCTCTACGGCGTCGGCGACGGCGTGCAGGATCCGGGCCCGTTCGGCGCGCGGGGTGGCCGCCCAGCCGGGGAAAGCGGCGCGGGCCGCGGCGACGGCGGCCGACGCTTCTGCCGCCGTGCCGCGGGCGATCTCGCCGAGGACGCTCCCGTCGATCGGCGAGACGTCCACGAAGGTGTCGGCGGAGGCGACGCGTTCGCCGCCGATCCAGTGCCGGGTGTCGACGGTGACACCGGCCACGGTGAGGGTGTGTTCGCTCATGTTCATTCTCCAAGTGGCAGGTAGTGGGCGGGAGTCACTCGGCTCCGGAGGTGCCGGACTCGAGCAGCGTGCCGCCGTCCCACACGACGCCGACCTGCCGGTAGTAGGCGGCGATCGGCTCCCTGATGTCCAGTCGGGCCAGCTCCTCGGTGGGCGCTTCGAACAGCTCCAGCTCCGCGTCACCGACCCACGCCTGACCGGCCTCGAAGGAGGCGGCGCCGGTCTCTATCAGCTCGTCGAGAGCCAGTGCCTTGCCCTTCTCGATGGAGGGCAGCCAGCGGTGGTGGGCCATCGGGTGGCTGTTGACGAAGCCGTTGGTCTCGGACGGTTCACGCAGGGTGACCACGGCCTGGGCCAGGCGGCGGTCGGCCGCGGCGAGGGTCGCGCCGAAGCGGGCGCCGGCCTCGATCCGCGGGGCGGGACCGTAGGGGTGCGGGCGGGTCTGGTGGATGGAGCCGAGCTTCTTCGGGTAGCCCTGGTGCAGGCCGCGCGCGACGGCGAAGTCCTTGTCGACCCAGATGTACACGCAGCGCGAGTAGGTGCGCCCCTCGTACTGGCAGCGCACGACCGCGAAGGCCTCCTTGTACTGGGCGAGCACGGGGTCGAGCAGCTGGCTCCCGTCCGCGGCGCAGGACTGCCAGTCGGCCCAGATCAGCGCGACGGCACCGGGGTCCTCGTCGGCCAACTCCAGTGGTTCGGGCAGGAGTTCACGCACCCGGGCGGGGTCGGTGCGGTACTCGACGGTGAGCAGGTCGCCGGAGTAGTGCCACGGCGGGGAGGGGATCAGCGAGGCGTCGCCGGTCGCCGTCTTGGGGTGGAAGTAACCACGGACGCTGGCCATGACTGGGGGTTCCTTACGAGGTGAGGGCGGGCTGCGCGAGGAGCTGGGCGCGGTAGCGGGCGGCGCCGGTGGTGGCGGCGGGGCCGCCGAGCGCGACCACCCCGACGAGCCGGTCGTCGGCGTGATAGCCGACGAGAACGTCGCCTTCCGGATCGCCGTCCAGGACACGCACGTCGGCGATGCCCAGGGCGGGTGCGCCGAAGGACTGCAGCCGGAACTCGTGCTGGTCGCTCCAGAAGGTGGGCAACGGGGCGAACGGCGGGGGTTGCGCCACACTGCCGACGAGATGGGCCACGAGGCTCTTCGCGGCATGCTTGGCGGTGTCGGTGGGGATCGACCAGTGCTCGACGCGGCGGGGTACGCCGTCGTAGCGGGCATTGGGGAAGCGGGCGATGTCGCCGACGGCGACGACGTTCGTGTGGCCGCCGACGCGCAGCTGCTCGTCGGTCAGGACCCCGTCGGACAGATCCAGGCCGTTGCCGTCCAGCCATTCGGTGTTGGCGACCGAGCCGACGGACTCCACGACCACATCGGCCGGAAGCACCGTCCCGTCGGTCAGGACGACACCGGTCACCCGGTCCTCGCCCGCGAAGCCCGCGACACCCGCGCCGAGGGCGAAGCGTACGCCGCGCTCCTCGTGGCGCCGGTGCAGCGAGCGGGCCAGGAGTTCGCCGAGCGGGCGCAGCATCGGCAACGGCTCGGGGTCGACCACCGTCACCTCGCCGACGCCGAGGCCCTTGGCGGTGGCGGCGACCTCGCAGCCGATGAAGCCCGCGCCGATGACGACCACGCGGACGCCCGGCCGGGTCAGTTCGTCACGCAGACCCTGGGCGTCGGCGAGAGTGCGCACGGTGTGCCGGCCGCTGCCCGGGCCCGAGGGGCCGTCGCAGCGCAGCCTGCGCGGCCGCATGCCGGTGGCGACGACCAGGCCGTCGAAGGCGAGTTCCGTACCGTCGTCGAGTCCGACGACGCGCTCGTCGAGGCGGGCGGAAGTGACGGTCGTGCCCAGCCGCCACTCGACGTCCGCCGCACTTGCTCGGGGCGTGAACGCGAGGGACTCGAACGGCACCTTCCCGGCGAGCACGTCCTTGCTCAGCGGTGGCCGGTTGTACGGCATATGGGGCTCGTCGCCGATGACCGTGATCGCGCCCGTCCAGCCGGCGGCGCACAGCTGTTCGGCGGCGCGCAGGCCGCCCATCGAGGCACCGGCTATGACGACGCGCCCCGGACTCCGGGGTACGTGAGCCGTCTCGGCCATCTCAGGCCTCGATCCGGATGGCCTGCAGCGGACAGACGTCGGCGGCTTCCTCGACCTCGTCGCGCAGCGCGTCGTCCGGGTCGCTGACGTAGGCGAGGCGCCCGGTGTCGTCCAGCTGGAAGACGTCGGGGGCCGAGAAGACGCACTGTCCGTGGTCCTGGCACTTGTTCATGTCGACGACGACCTTCATGGCCGGTCCTCCTGGAGGTGAGGGCGTCGGGGCGCACTGAGGGAAGTGGGGCCCGGCTCCGTGGCCGGGCCCCTGCCAAAGGGGTACGGATGGCCGCACTCCCCAACTCGTTTGGCTTCAAACAACATAGAAAGCGAACGGACCCTGGTCAAGAGCTATCCAGATGGATAAATTCTTTCCCTGCACCCCTTGCGGAGAGGGGCGACCGTCCATACCGTTTGGCACCAAACAACGGGTGGGCGCCGGTCTGGCGTCCGCACCCCGACGCCGGGCCCTCGCCGGGCGGGCCACCCCGCCCGGCTGCCGGCCACCACGCCCCCGTTCACATCCGCCGAGGAGACATCGGTGAGCGCTCAAGACACCCCAGAAGTCCGCACCGCCATGGACCGGCTCGCCGCCGACGGCATCGACGTGGTCCGGGTCACGTATCCCGACCTGATCGGCACCGACCGTGCCCGTGACGTCCTGCTCGACCATCTGCCCTCGGCCTGCGACCACGGCCTCGCCTTCTGCCGCGCGGTCTACCACACCACCCCGCAGGGCGACGTGGTCCCGGTCCGGGGCGGCCTCGACGCGGGCCTTCCGGACGTGACCGTACGACCCGACCTCTCCACCGCCCGCGGCCTGCCCTGGGAGCCGGGCGTCGCCTGGTGCCTGGGCGAGACGACCGACCCCGCCACCGGCTCGCCCAGCCCGGAGTCCCCGCGCGACCTGCTGCGCTCGGTGCTCGCCCGCTGCGAACAAGCGGGTCTGCGACCTGTCGTCGGCCCCGAGCTCGAGTACTTCCTGCTCGAACAGGACACGGCCGCGCCGACCGGCTGGCGCCGCTACGGACAGGGCGTCGCCGGAGTCGTCTATACGGCCGGACTACGCGCCGACGCCGACAACCACCTGCTGCCCACCCTGCGCAAGCTGCGCGATCTCGGCATCGGTGTCATCAGCGCGAACCACGAGTTCGACGCGGGCCAGTTCGAGATCAACCTGACCCACTCAGAGGCGATGGACGCCGCCGACCGCGCCTTCCTCTTCAAGTCGGCCGTCAAGGAACTCGCCCGCAAGGAAGGGAAGTTGGCCACCTTCATGGCCAAGCCCTTCAACGACGCGGGAGGCTCCGGCTTCCACCTCCACTTCTCCGGCGAAGCCACCGGTGGCTCCGTCGCCGAGGGGGGCCGCAACGTCTTCGACGACCCCTCGGGCGCCTACGGCCTGTCGGACACCGCCCGCCACGCCATCGCCGGCATCCTCGCCCACGCACCCGCGCTCACGGCCCTGCTCAACCCGACCGTGAACTCGTACAAGCGCTTCGGACCCGACACCCTCGCCCCGTGGCTCATCGACTGGGGCCTCGACAACCGCAGCGCCATGGTCCGCATCCCGCCCGAGCGCGGCTCCGGCGCCCGCCTGGAGCTCCGGCTCGGCGACGCCAGCGCCAACCCCTATCTCGCGACCGCGGCGCTCTGCGCCGCCGCGCTCCTCGGCATCCAGGACGGCAAGGAGCCGCCGGCACCCCTGCAGGGCTACGGCTACGACCCCGAGAAGTCCCAGATGCTGCCGACGACCCTGCCCGCCGCACTCGACGCCCTCGAAGCGGACGACGCGCTGACCGAGGTCCTCGGCAAGGACTTCACCGAGTCCTTCCTCACCTACAAGCGCGACGAGGTCGACCGCTTCAACCACCACGTCACGGACTGGGAGTTCACCGAGTACTCCTACCACCTCTGACCGGCCGCACCACCTTCAGGAGCACCCTCATGACGAACCCGACCGACGCCATCGACCCGGCCGACCCCATGCCGCTCGCCGATGTCGACCTCGCCGACCTCGACAACTTCACCGACGGCGTCACCCCCTGGCGCATGTTCCACACCCTGCGCCACGAGGACCCGGTCCACTGGCAGCCGGAAGAGGCCCCCAACTCGGGCTTCTGGGCCGTCACCCGGCACGAGGACATCGCACGCGTCGACCGCGACGCCGAGACGTTCACCTCCACCAAATTCGTCAACCTCGAAGAGGTCGACGACGACCAGATCAAGAAGCGCGCCTCGATCCTGGAACTCGACGGCGTGCGGCACCGCGCGATGCGCAGCCTGCTCCAGCGCCAGTTCGGCGCGAGCGTCATCAACAGCTACACCGACTTCCTGCGCGGGCTGACCGCCAAGACCCTGGACGCGGCGCTCGCGAAGGGCAGCTTCGACTTCGTCAAGGAGGTCTCCGCCGACTTCCCCATCAACGTACTGGCCCGCCTCCTGGACGTGCCGTCGGAGGACAACCAGCAGCTCATCGACTGGGGCAACCGGATCATCGGCAACACCGACCCCGACTACGCGGACGTGCTCCTCGGCAGCGAGGAGAGCGAGAAGTTCCGCGACCTGCCGTTCCGCTCCCCCGCGTCCCTCGAAGTCTTCGAGTACGGACGCGAGTTGGCCCGTCAGCGACGCGGCGGCCACGGCACCGACCTGGTCTCCAAGCTCGTCAACGAGACCCCCCGCGACGGACTGCCGCTGTCCGGACAGGACTTCGACAACTACTTCCTGCTCCTCGTGGTCGCCGGCAACGAGACCACCCGCCACACCATCACGCACTCCATGCTGGCGCTGCTCCAGCACCCCGAGCAGCTGGCCCGCCTCCAGGAGGACCCCTCCCTGATCCCGACGGCGGTCGAGGAGTTCCTGCGCTGGGCGTCCCCCGTCTACCACTTCCGCCGCACCGCGACCCGCGACGTCGAACTCGGCGGCAAGCAGGTCAAGGAGGGCGACAAGGTCGTCATGTGGTACGCGTCCGGCAACCGCGACGAGAAGGTCTTCGGCAACCCGTACGACTTCGACGTCGCCCGCGCGGACAACGACCACGTCACCTTCGGCAAGGGAAGTCCACACCTGTGCCTGGGCAACCTTCTTGCCCGCACCGAGATCCGCATCATGTTCGAGGAGCTGATCCCGCGCCTGGCCGGCATCCGCCTCACCGGCGACGTCCCACGCGTCCGCTCCAACTTCGTCAACGGAATCAAGAAGCTGCCCGTGGAAGTCACGCTCGCCTGACGAGTTCTCCCCCACTGCCAGCCGCCGAGACGCTGCGCGAGACCGACCAACTCGCGCAGCCGACTGCGGCGACCGTCTCGGCCGGGCTCCGATGCCGCCCCGCCGCCCGGCCGCCTCGGAAGCCTCACAAACCCCTGTCGGCCGCGCAGCGCTTCGTGCCAGAATCCGCGCATGTCGGTTCGATACCCGCGCCCCCTGCGTCCCGGTGACCGTGTCGGTGTCACCTCTCCGTCGAGTGGTGTCTCGAAGGAGTTGAGTGCGCGCCTCCAGGTCGCGATCCGTGAGGTGGAGGACCGCGGGTACGAGGTTGTGGTCGGGCAGTGCATGGGCGCTTCCCGGCACATCAGTGCATCGGCCGCCGACCGCGCGGCCGAGTTGATGTCGATGCTGACCGATCCCACCATCAGGGCGGTCGTCCCGCCGTGGGGCGGGGAGACCGCGATCGATCTCATCCCGCTGCTCGACTGGGACCGGCTGCGCGACGCCGAGCCGACCTGGTTCGTCGGGTACTCCGACACCTCGACCCTGATCACACCGCTGACCCTGCTCACCGGCACCGCGACCGTCCATGGCAACAACCTCATGGACACGCCCTATCGCGTGCCCGAAGGGCTGCTGTCGTGGCTCGACATCGTCGCCGCTCCCCCGGGCCACCGCTTCACCCAGACTCCGCCCGGCAGCCACCGTTCCAGCGGCTTCGACGACTACGCCGTATTCCCGGACGTTCGCGAGTACACGCTCGATGTCCCGGGCACCTGGACCCGGATCGACGGCAGCGGCGACGTGGAGGCCGAGGGACGGCTGATCGGCGGATGCATCGAGACACTGTGCAATCTCGCGGGAACGCCGTACCTCGACGCCTCGGCCTTCGCCCGGGACGAGTCCCCCGACGGACTCCTCGTCTACGTCGAGGCGTGCGAGGACAACGCCTTCACCATCTGCCGGAATCTGCACGGCATGAAGCTCGCCGGTCTCTTCGACCACGCGAACGCGATCCTCGTCGGCCGGACCAACGCACCGGACCGCCGCACCCTCACCCAGCACGAGGCCGTGCTGGACGCGCTCGGCCCCCTGAACGTGCCGATCGTCGCCGACCTGGAATGCGGCCACGCCCCGCCCTACATGCCCATCGTCAACGGCGCGCTCGGCCGTATCGTTCACACGTCGACCCGAAGCGAACTCACACAGACACTGGCCTGACGACGTCGGCGGGAGGGCCCGGACCCATCGGCCCAGAGCCCTCCCGCCTGAAGAACCGCCCACCCCCCGTCAGGCGATGTGACGGATCCGGCGCAGGGCGAGGAAGACCAGGACCGCCGCCAGAGCGAGGAAGACGCCCGTCTCGATGCCCTGGAAGGCCCAGAACCGGTCGCCGGGCTGGTAGAGCTGCCAGTTGTGGGACCCGGGTCCAAGGCCCTGATGCGCCATCTGGTCCAGGCA
The DNA window shown above is from Streptomyces sp. NBC_01445 and carries:
- a CDS encoding glutamine synthetase family protein, whose product is MSAQDTPEVRTAMDRLAADGIDVVRVTYPDLIGTDRARDVLLDHLPSACDHGLAFCRAVYHTTPQGDVVPVRGGLDAGLPDVTVRPDLSTARGLPWEPGVAWCLGETTDPATGSPSPESPRDLLRSVLARCEQAGLRPVVGPELEYFLLEQDTAAPTGWRRYGQGVAGVVYTAGLRADADNHLLPTLRKLRDLGIGVISANHEFDAGQFEINLTHSEAMDAADRAFLFKSAVKELARKEGKLATFMAKPFNDAGGSGFHLHFSGEATGGSVAEGGRNVFDDPSGAYGLSDTARHAIAGILAHAPALTALLNPTVNSYKRFGPDTLAPWLIDWGLDNRSAMVRIPPERGSGARLELRLGDASANPYLATAALCAAALLGIQDGKEPPAPLQGYGYDPEKSQMLPTTLPAALDALEADDALTEVLGKDFTESFLTYKRDEVDRFNHHVTDWEFTEYSYHL
- a CDS encoding 3,4-dihydroxyphenylacetate 2,3-dioxygenase — translated: MGEIVGAGLLAHVPTVVLPQETRLELNEGKEITLVTGLKELRREVFERDASQEYDTVVVLDSHWATTVEFVVTAQQRRAGLFTSEELPRGMCRMPYDFPGDPELAENIAGSADKHGTWITAIDDPYLPIYYATTNLWKFLGEGLPDKKWVTIGVCQTGDMEDHLRLGRALADGIAATPGRRVLLIASGALSHTFWPLRQLRDHESSDPAHIFTAEAREADHERIAWFKEGRHDKVLDTMDEFWKFKPEAKFFHYLMMAGALGERACVARARQYGEYENSIGTGQVHLWFDRPAGGWTGNGLPAHPAPHNPHSRA
- a CDS encoding aldehyde dehydrogenase, which gives rise to MSEHTLTVAGVTVDTRHWIGGERVASADTFVDVSPIDGSVLGEIARGTAAEASAAVAAARAAFPGWAATPRAERARILHAVADAVEKRIEDLSIVETHDNGALLRSHRRGVMPRVAHNFRFFADWLVSLGHDDFDTRGHTNHVSWDPAGPCVLITPWNAPLMLATWKIAPALAAGNTVILKPAEWSPLTASLFADIAAEAGLPAGVLNVVQGYGAEAGSALVSHPDVRRISFTGSVPTAKTIAAAAAANLVPASFELGGKSPLLVFADVDLDLAVDLAVEQYDNAGQVCLAATRILVEETIAEEFTRRFTEKASALRQGDPRDETTDIGPNIHPRQLEKIDGFVQRALAAGARAVIGGRRGEGQYYAPTLLTDVAQDSEIVQEEVFGPVLTLQTFADEDEAVRLANGTRFGLAATVATGDRGRAERVTDRLVAGTVWVNCFFVRDLQAPFGGSRHSGVGREGGTWSFDFYCDLKNTVTAPKGWRDHG
- a CDS encoding S66 family peptidase; translated protein: MSVRYPRPLRPGDRVGVTSPSSGVSKELSARLQVAIREVEDRGYEVVVGQCMGASRHISASAADRAAELMSMLTDPTIRAVVPPWGGETAIDLIPLLDWDRLRDAEPTWFVGYSDTSTLITPLTLLTGTATVHGNNLMDTPYRVPEGLLSWLDIVAAPPGHRFTQTPPGSHRSSGFDDYAVFPDVREYTLDVPGTWTRIDGSGDVEAEGRLIGGCIETLCNLAGTPYLDASAFARDESPDGLLVYVEACEDNAFTICRNLHGMKLAGLFDHANAILVGRTNAPDRRTLTQHEAVLDALGPLNVPIVADLECGHAPPYMPIVNGALGRIVHTSTRSELTQTLA
- a CDS encoding acetoacetate decarboxylase family protein, with protein sequence MASVRGYFHPKTATGDASLIPSPPWHYSGDLLTVEYRTDPARVRELLPEPLELADEDPGAVALIWADWQSCAADGSQLLDPVLAQYKEAFAVVRCQYEGRTYSRCVYIWVDKDFAVARGLHQGYPKKLGSIHQTRPHPYGPAPRIEAGARFGATLAAADRRLAQAVVTLREPSETNGFVNSHPMAHHRWLPSIEKGKALALDELIETGAASFEAGQAWVGDAELELFEAPTEELARLDIREPIAAYYRQVGVVWDGGTLLESGTSGAE
- a CDS encoding fumarylacetoacetate hydrolase family protein, coding for MPEYRRILLDGAAVQVLREDDELVAGDGRRVKVEDAQHLPPVVPSKVVAVHLNHRSRVDEFQIELTPTPTYFHKPTSALNSHKGAIVRPEGCKWLNYEGEVAIVIGRTARNISPADAGEYIAGYTIANDYGLHDFRDTDAGSMLRVKGSDTLCPLGPGLVTDWDFHDKYLRTYVNGEVVQDGSTAEMEWDMHYLVADIARTITLYPGDVLLSGTPANSRPVQPGDIVEVEVEGLGRLTNHIVTGPTAIRSDVGAQPTESEEVLSTALGGDWEFRGIRPPRRG
- a CDS encoding ferredoxin, coding for MKVVVDMNKCQDHGQCVFSAPDVFQLDDTGRLAYVSDPDDALRDEVEEAADVCPLQAIRIEA
- a CDS encoding cytochrome P450, yielding MTNPTDAIDPADPMPLADVDLADLDNFTDGVTPWRMFHTLRHEDPVHWQPEEAPNSGFWAVTRHEDIARVDRDAETFTSTKFVNLEEVDDDQIKKRASILELDGVRHRAMRSLLQRQFGASVINSYTDFLRGLTAKTLDAALAKGSFDFVKEVSADFPINVLARLLDVPSEDNQQLIDWGNRIIGNTDPDYADVLLGSEESEKFRDLPFRSPASLEVFEYGRELARQRRGGHGTDLVSKLVNETPRDGLPLSGQDFDNYFLLLVVAGNETTRHTITHSMLALLQHPEQLARLQEDPSLIPTAVEEFLRWASPVYHFRRTATRDVELGGKQVKEGDKVVMWYASGNRDEKVFGNPYDFDVARADNDHVTFGKGSPHLCLGNLLARTEIRIMFEELIPRLAGIRLTGDVPRVRSNFVNGIKKLPVEVTLA
- a CDS encoding NAD(P)/FAD-dependent oxidoreductase, with product MAETAHVPRSPGRVVIAGASMGGLRAAEQLCAAGWTGAITVIGDEPHMPYNRPPLSKDVLAGKVPFESLAFTPRASAADVEWRLGTTVTSARLDERVVGLDDGTELAFDGLVVATGMRPRRLRCDGPSGPGSGRHTVRTLADAQGLRDELTRPGVRVVVIGAGFIGCEVAATAKGLGVGEVTVVDPEPLPMLRPLGELLARSLHRRHEERGVRFALGAGVAGFAGEDRVTGVVLTDGTVLPADVVVESVGSVANTEWLDGNGLDLSDGVLTDEQLRVGGHTNVVAVGDIARFPNARYDGVPRRVEHWSIPTDTAKHAAKSLVAHLVGSVAQPPPFAPLPTFWSDQHEFRLQSFGAPALGIADVRVLDGDPEGDVLVGYHADDRLVGVVALGGPAATTGAARYRAQLLAQPALTS